The following coding sequences lie in one Apium graveolens cultivar Ventura chromosome 1, ASM990537v1, whole genome shotgun sequence genomic window:
- the LOC141668329 gene encoding uncharacterized protein LOC141668329 — MEKVIEIPELFFDKYFPTCMKNEMKMKFLGLKQEGMSVSEYLSRFLELFRFQEGLKPQIREKVSLLELEQFDKLVGKARIAERDYEARTQFFNNKKRGRETELSVNSGFKKDNKKLHIRKKESFRGNDKRITVSECKKCGLKHGGDICYRADGLCYNCGEKGHIASQCPKTKVISCYTCGQPGHLSRGCPQKGVRQKVETEGNGTSTTKPFQQSAPRAVARTYAMMTQDAEKSHDVVSGTLQLCAQDVHVLFDSGSTHSFMDTKYVDKLNVPVQSLDNGFLMLRKGCESFLAYVVENEGIKNKIEDTPIVREFLDVFLEELPNLPPEREVEFGIELIPNAQPVSKAPYRMAPTELGELKLQLQELLDKKFIRPSISSWGAPVLFVKKKDGSLRLCIDYRELNK; from the exons atggagaaagtgATAGAGATACCGGAATTGTTCTTTGATAAATATTTTCCTACCTGTATGAAGAATGAGATGAAGATGAAGTTTCTAGGACTAAAGCAAGAAGGAATGTCCGTGTCGGAGTATCTCTCAAGATTCTTGGAACTTTTCAG ATTTCAAGAAGGGCTGAAACCCCAAATTAGAGAGAAGGTGTCCTTGTTGGAGTTGGAACAATTTGATAAGTTGGTTGGGAAAGCGAGAATTGCAGAAAGGGACTATGAAGCTCGCACTCAATTCTTTAATAATAAGAAACGAGGAAGAGAGACAGAATTGAGTGTTAACTCAGGATTTAAGAAGGACAATAAGAAACTACACATAAGGAAGAAGGAGAGTTTTCGGGGAAATGATAAGAGGATCACCGTATCTGAGTGCAAGAAATGTGGACTGAAACATGGTGGTGATATTTGTTATCGAGCTGATGGGTTGTGTTACAATTGTGGAGAAAAGGGACATATAGCTTCTCAATGTCCCAAGACTAAAGTGATTTCTTGTTACACTTGCGGACAACCAGGTCATTTATCAAGGGGCTGCCCACAAAAAGGAGTCAGACAAAAAGTTGAAACTGAGGGAAATGGGACTTCTACAACGAAACCTTTTCAGCAATCAGCACCTAGGGCAGTGGCAAGAACCTACGCAATGATGACTCAGGATGCCGAAAAATCTCATGATGTAGTGTCAGGTACGCTTCAACTTTGTGCTCAAGATGTTcatgttttgtttgattcgggatCAACCCATTCTTTTATGGATACAAAATATGTGGATAAGTTAAATGTACCTGTTCAAAGTCTAGATAATGGATTTCTG ATGTTAAGAAAAGGTTGTGAAAGTTTTCTAGCATATGTTGTGGAAAATGAaggaattaaaaataaaattgagGATACACCCATAGTCAGAGAGTTTTTAGATGTCTTTCTCGAAGAATTACCAAATTTGCCCCCTGAAAGAGAAGttgagtttgggattgaattgatCCCGAATGCCCAACCAGTATCGAAAGcaccatatagaatggcaccgaCAGAATTAGGGGAACTTAAGTTACAATTACAAGAGTTGTTGGATAAAAAGTTTATTAGACCAAGTATTTCTTCTTGGGGagcaccggtgttgtttgtgaaaaagaaggatggttcTCTAAGATTATGTATTGATTATAGAGAGCTAAATAAGTAG